In Amia ocellicauda isolate fAmiCal2 chromosome 7, fAmiCal2.hap1, whole genome shotgun sequence, one genomic interval encodes:
- the syde1 gene encoding rho GTPase-activating protein SYDE1: protein MAEPLLRKTFSRLRGKDRFRRKTDPKLGEIPKTSLGQPPSVEGDAAQPQSSQPAEEACKRGTFITVSKKQNWAKFSAACRDHSCLPSTDGSRTLGSRSQEWESCQGKSQGSGLKSSLSSSSMTQKTIIVDSQFHLERDGTSHKGSPELNSVTLGLPELTKPMLSYTEHCSASSSGKITGQGAYLQSLERSSRAWVLSAGKPLASDEGLRFPPNCLAEWKQGPDGESKGDIWYNPIPEEEDSRGGRRDYGDPWKKRDLEDSPEQRREGRAQRRVGIMGQPGHIPRIQRHNSDPQAVSSSSSIPPSMCSSQPAAPKRDLHGDATMANKSDHSDAIQQADPLEQQVAGGAGAAVVAADSSPGSQKKAGVMDRIKSPGTVRRLSMKMRKLPELRRKLSLRSSRNQRRGQAPGDGTSPPNARKESGNVISRYHLDSSVSAPEERPPRRSSRRGKSASKGGYLSDGDSPELIAKHDPKEAAGVPDPSSFRPYSLAEQPRCAQRLSGLMSVHLFRLEEVKSPRVDSKEVFCAIQVDGVTRARTALLTCRGPFLSLDHTFNLELERAQLLKLVVFSRDPSISRHRVCCLGAVAIPPLFRGSRSQLLAVKLEPRGILYVKMTLVEQWDTPAKPSDQEPRVFGVELRHLVEKENSPTKVPLLIQKSVAEIEKRGLKVVGLYRLCGSAAVKKELRDAFERDSTAVTLSEELYPDINVVTGILKDYLRELPSPLITRTLYEVVLDAMTKRPSKSAPNRRESDTQRSAHTVTLLDCLPEAEKATLTVLLDHLSLVASFSESNRMTCQNLAVCFGPVLLTPTQDAWRPGGRSFAHCEEINSAMDFKRHIEALHYLLQLWPLPKGRTLDPPAPEPPVSQSSLWRHQRPALRLELSKDSVVSRRGRGRLESPPCNRYAGDWSVCGRDFLSMPEADYDEVAGTDSEEEEEEEGERGGQLRKKDWDAQGPLYMTDFPLDPQALDLDAPFTTRLSLKDFDTLISDLERELAKQINICL, encoded by the exons AAATACCAAAGACAAGTCTTGGTCAACCCCCTTCAGTAGAGGGAGATGCTGCCCAGCCCCAGAGCAGCCAACCAGCAGAGGAAGCGTGCAAACGAGGCACATTCATCACTGTTTCCAAGAAGCAAAACTGGGCCAAGTTCTCAGCTGCTTGCAGGGACCACAGCTGCCTACCCAGCACTGATGGGTCTCGTACCCTTGGCTCGAGGTCTCAGGAATGGGAGAGCTGCCAAGGAAAATCCCAGGGCTCTGGCCTCAAATCAAGTTTGTCATCTTCCTCCATGACGCAGAAGACTATCATTGTTGATAGCCAGTTCCATTTAGAGAGAGATGGAACTTCCCATAAAGGGTCTCCGGAGCTAAATTCAGTCACCTTGGGGCTCCCTGAGCTGACTAAGCCAATGCTGAGTTACACTGAACACTGCTCGGCCTCCAGCTCGGGGAAAATCACTGGCCAGGGGGCCTACCTGCAAAGCCTGGAACGGAGCAGCCGAGCCTGGGTCCTCTCTGCAGGAAAACCCCTGGCTTCCGACGAAGGTCTCCGCTTTCCCCCCAACTGCCTGGCCGAGTGGAAGCAAGGGCCAGATGGAGAGAGTAAAGGGGACATTTGGTACAACCCCATCCCAGAGGAAGAGGACTCTCGTGGGGGGAGGAGAGATTATGGGGACCCTTGGAAAAAGCGAGACCTGGAGGACTCTCCAGAACAAAGGAGGGAAGGCCGGGCCCAGAGGCGGGTTGGGATAATGGGACAGCCTGGCCACATCCCTCGGATTCAGAGACACAACAGTGACCCCCAGGCAGTCTCCAGCAGCTCCAGTATTCCTCCCTCCATGTGCAGTAGCCAGCCTGCAGCTCCCAAGAGAGATCTCCATGGGGATGCAACTATGGCCAACAAGAGCGATCATTCAG ATGCAATCCAGCAGGCAGACCCATTGGAGCAGCAAGTGGCGGGTGGGGCCGGGGCAGCGGTGGTGGCAGCGGACAGCTCCCCTGGCTCGCAGAAGAAAGCTGGGGTGATGGATCGCATCAAGTCGCCGGGTACTGTGCGCCGCCTCTCCATGAAGATGCGCAAGTTGCCCGAGCTGCGGCGCAAGCTCAGCCTGCGCTCCTCCCGCAACCAGCGCCGGGGCCAGGCCCCTGGCGACGGCACGTCCCCGCCCAACGCCCGCAAGGAGTCGGGCAACGTCATCAGCCGTTACCACCTGGACTCCAGCGTGTCGGCCCCCGAGGAGCGGCCCCCAAGACGCTCCTCCAGGAGGGGGAAGTCGGCCAGCAAGGGGGGCTACCTGAGCGACGGCGATTCCCCAGAGCTGATTGCCAAACACGATCCCAAAGAGGCAGCCGGAGTCCCCGATCCATCCTCCTTTCGGCCCTACAGTCTTGCTGAACAGCCCAGGTGTGCCCAGAGGCTGTCTGGACTCATGAGCGTCCACCTGTTTCGCTTGGAGGAGGTGAAGTCCCCCCGAGTGGACTCCAAGGAGGTGTTCTGCGCCATTCAGGTGGACGGAGTGACCCGTGCCCGCACCGCCTTGCTCACCTGCAGGGGCCCCTTCCTCAGCCTGGACCACACTTTTAACCTGGAGCTGGAGCGCGCCCAGTTGCTCAAGCTGGTGGTGTTCTCACGAGACCCCAGCATCAGCCGCCATCGGGTCTGCTGCCTGGGTGCTGTGGCAATCCCCCCACTCTTCAGAG GGTCTCGCTCCCAGCTGTTAGCTGTAAAGCTGGAACCGCGGGGCATACTGTATGTGAAGATGACCCTGGTGGAACAGTGGGACACCCCTGCCAAGCCCAGCGACCAGGAACCCAGGGTATTCGGGGTGGAACTGCGCCACCTCGTGGAGAAGGAGAATTCCCCCACCAAGGTGCCGCTGCTTATCCAGAAGAGTGTGGCGGAGATCGAGAAGAGAGGGCTCAAG gTGGTTGGTCTTTACCGGCTGTGTGGCTCGGCCGCGGTGAAGAAGGAGCTGCGGGACGCTTTTGAGCGGGACAGCACGGCCGTCACCCTCTCTGAAGAGCTGTACCCAGACATCAACGTCGTCACAG GCATTCTGAAGGACTACCTACGTGAGCTGCCCTCCCCTCTGATCACAAGGACACTGTACGAGGTGGTCCTGGATGCGATGACCAAGCGGCCCTCCAAGAGCGCCCCCAACAGACGAGAGTCGGACACCCAGCGCTCTGCTCACACGGTCACCCTGCTGGACTGCCTGCCCGAAGCCGAGAAG GCTACCCTCACAGTCCTCCTGGATCACTTGAGCCTGGTGGCGTCGTTCAGCGAGAGCAACCGCATGACGTGCCAGAACTTGGCCGTCTGTTTCGGACCCGTCCTCCTCACCCCTACCCAGGATGCCTGGCGGCCGGGGGGGCGTAGCTTCGCCCACTGTGAGGAGATCAACAGTGCCATGGACTTCAAGAGGCACATCGAGGCCTTGCACTACCTGCTGCAGCTCTGGCCGc TCCCGAAAGGACGGACCCTAGACCCTCCGGCCCCTGAACCTCCAGTATCCCAGAGTTCCCTATGGCGGCACCAGAGGCCAGCCTTGAGACTGGAACTATCCAAGGACTCGGTGGTCTCGAGGAGGGGGCGGGGCCGACTGGAGAGCCCACCTTGCAATCGCTACGCGGGTGACTGGAGTGTGTGTGGGCGGGACTTTCTGTCTATGCCGGAAGCTGATTATGACGAGGTGGCAGGGACTGacagcgaggaggaggaggaagaggagggggagagagggggccAGTTGAGGAAGAAAGACTGGGATGCCCAGGGGCCTCTCTACATGACTGATTTCCCCCTGGATCCCCAAGCCCTTGATTTGGATGCCCCGTTCACCACTAGGCTTAGCCTGAAGGACTTTGACACGCTCATATCTGATCTGGAGAGGGAACTTGCCAAACAGATCAACATTTGCCTCTGA